AACAATACAATTATTGATGAGTTATCCGAATGTCTTAGTGACGGCACACCAAGCTTTTTTCACCACAGAAGCATTAACCGAAATTTCGCAAAGAACACTAAGGAGCATCTCAGACCTATCAACCAAAGGAATCACTGACGCCGAGGTCATGCTTTAACAAGACTTCCCATCAAATTTATTTTGAGGTAGCGCTATTAGCAATGTTGTGGCTAAATGCACCTTTTAAAGAAACAGAATGGATGCAAACTGTTGTATCATCGGTACAATTGTCTCATTAGGCATCAGCAAAAATGAGTAGCGAAAGGGAATATAAACTAAATGCCTATCCCCTTTCGCGTTTGTAATCACACCACCACTCATCAAGTCTTTCAATGACCGGCAGTAAAGTTTTACCTAATTCGCTAAGTTTATACTCCACACGTGGTGGAGATTCAGCATAAATCTGTCTACATAAAATACCATCACGTTCGAGCTCACGGAGTTGAACGGTCAAGGTCGTTTGCGCCAGATCTTCCATTTCCCGCCGTAGTTCTCCAAATCTTTTGGGGCATTGTTTGGCAACAGCCTTAATGAGCAAAACTTTCCATTTTCCGCCAATTATCTTAAAAATTCCGTTGACATCACACCAGGCTCCAAAATTTTCACTTTTTTTTTCCTTCATAATCTCCTCATACTGACCATTAGTTCATAAAAACATACCAAGTACATCATTTATAACTACTTGATTGCAAAAAATATCCAAACTATTTTTAATCGTAAAATTATTAAAAACTTTCTATATGCGCTTTCAAATTAAGGATCTACTTCATATTTTCCTCCTTTCAACGGGTATATTTCTTTTCGTCATCGATCTTTTTATCATTAATGTTTCTCTTCCCACGGTTCAACATGCGCTACATCTACGCAATAGTGATACGCAATGGATCATAATACTATATATCATTGGTTACACAAGTCTTCTAATCAATGCAGGGAATGCCGGAAATCATTATGGAAAGAAGAAATTATATTTAATTGGCATGGCTGGTTTTACAGTAGCCTCTCTTTTATGTGGCTTAGCCGATAATCTTTACATTTTATTGGCCGGAAGATTGATCCAAGGGATTAGTTCTGGATTGATGGTTCCACAGGGTATCGCATTGATCACCTTACGTTTTGAAAATCCCGAGAAGAGATCAATGGCATTGGGTATTTATGGGAGTATAGCAGGCATCGCTTCTGTCATCGGTCAATTATTGGGCGGAATACTTCCCGACCAGACCTGGATACATGAAAGCTGGCGTCTTATCTTTTTAATTAATGTTCCCATTGGGGTGGTCGCCTGCTTTGCTGTCTATCGTTATACAGCTAACGATCAAGTCTACGTTAAATCCGCTGTTTCTTTTAAACCAATGGTAACATTATTTACGCTTTTAATGGGAATAATTTTTCCATTAATCATGGGGCCTGACTTGAAATGGCCAATATGGTCACTGCTGGTCCTGGGAACAACGCTTGTTTTTGTCCAGCTATTTCTAAAAAAACAGCGTAAATTAGAAAAGATGGGCTATCCTAGCGTACTCAATTTCACCTTATTCAATAATCGGGTTTTCAATTTGGGTCTGCTGGCCGCATTAGCCTACTATATGGTACAGGACGCTTATTTTATCATAAATTCCAATTACCTTCAAAATCAAAAGAATTATACAGCAACAATGACCGGAATTGCCTTTGTTTATCAAGGTATAGGTTATGTATTGGCAAGCGTTATGGTCAGCAAGTTGGTACAGCGTCATGGAAAAATTGTGGTGCTTTATGGATTAGGCATCATGATTTTGGGATTTGTTGCACATCTTTTCATTTTTAATAGGATGCTTTTAAATAACTACCAGATACATACCCTGTTCTTTTTTTACGGCATTGGTTGCGGTAGTGTACTACCTGCATTAATGACTCTTGCCTTAAAAGACCTCAATGAAAAATTAATTTCCGTCGGATCTGCCATCTATCTTACGATACAACAATTATCAATATGCCTGGGAATCACATTTATCGTCGGTGTATTTCTACATCAAAAAGAAAATAAATTTTTCATTTGGCAGCATATTTCATCAGCTTATGGTTACTCGATCGCACTATCGGTCATATTGCTCTTATTTGTCCTAGGTTTTATAGCTTATTTACCTTCACAAAAGGTAAAATAGCAGGTAATTTGTATGGGGTTTAGCTGATTTATCCTATTTTATATAAGGGTTAAGGCCCCTAATTTGCTGCCTTATATTTGTTCACTAAAGCATAATCATAGGGTATGCGCATACTCAAGGGACCAGCTTCCCACAAATCTGAATCAGGGGACAAGTAAAAGTCATAAGCATTACGCAGGAAATTTTCCCCATCGGGTGCTTCTTGCCATTTTTTCTGCGCTCTATTATAAAGTAGTATCATGCAACTCACGCAAGTTCCCTTATCTTTCATGGCCAGGTTTTCATAACACTTCCCTATTTTTACACTTAATTTTTGTTGAATAATAAGGTCCGTCAACCGTCCTTTGGTAAGGTGAATTAAAGCAAGCTGTGCATCTTCATCCGTTGGCGAATGTTTTGCGGGGTTCAATCGGCCGAACTGAGCCTGATATATTCGTGCTATTTCGGCCTGCTTCACATCCATTGGTAAGAGATTTGTATCTACGGGATGGAGGTCTTCAACATCGTCCACCTGGGTGGCTCCAACACTTAAGGCGATATTTTGTTTGGATGTGTCAGCAGCTGAGCTTTCATTTTTATCGAATAACTGCGTAAGTTCTGAAATATGATGTCCTATTTGATTAAAACCAACAACGTAATTTAAGATAACAAAAGCAAATAGTGCAAGGACAGAAAAAATAAAAAGTGCCTTCCAAATACTGGTCCGGCCATGCTCATTTGTTTCCACTTCCAAAAATGTAGATCTTTTGTGATCTGCTCTGTCAGCATCGTCACGATGTTCAACCCGGTCATAATCACCTAAAAATAAGTCTTTACCATCAAAAAGATCAATATGATCTTCTTGAAACATTTGCACTATATCCCGGGCAGCTTTATACTTTACATTTGCCCCTGTAGCAACCAAATCAATTGCGGCATTAACATCGCCCTGTTTAATTAATTCACGAATAGTTGCTTTATCAATTTCGATTGTATTTACGAGAATATTCTTAGTCATACCGTTTAATTTCTATGGATTGCTTCGCTATCGATTAGCACTGAACCATTTTAGATCAAAAATCAGATTAATAAATGAAAGATCAATGAAAATTTCTTCCCTTATGAAAAATACCTGCAGCATTGTCGCCATCTGTTGTCAGATCTTTTAACAAACCTGACATATCAAAGCATCGTTCTGCTATTACATGAATAACCTCTCCTTCAACTTGAATTTTACCCGCGACCATCAGGAGTTTTGCGCGAAGAATTTCTTTTCGATATTTTTCAAATACAGTACTCCAAACGACAATATTTGAAAAACCAGTATCATCTTCAATGGTGATAAATAAAACACCTTTAGAGGTTCCTGGTCGTTGTCTAACCGTAATCAATCCGCATACTTTCACAGGCATATCATTTTGTATCAAGCCCAATTTTGCTGTGGGCACT
The DNA window shown above is from Sphingobacterium thalpophilum and carries:
- a CDS encoding helix-turn-helix domain-containing protein; protein product: MKEKKSENFGAWCDVNGIFKIIGGKWKVLLIKAVAKQCPKRFGELRREMEDLAQTTLTVQLRELERDGILCRQIYAESPPRVEYKLSELGKTLLPVIERLDEWWCDYKRERG
- a CDS encoding MFS transporter, which translates into the protein MRFQIKDLLHIFLLSTGIFLFVIDLFIINVSLPTVQHALHLRNSDTQWIIILYIIGYTSLLINAGNAGNHYGKKKLYLIGMAGFTVASLLCGLADNLYILLAGRLIQGISSGLMVPQGIALITLRFENPEKRSMALGIYGSIAGIASVIGQLLGGILPDQTWIHESWRLIFLINVPIGVVACFAVYRYTANDQVYVKSAVSFKPMVTLFTLLMGIIFPLIMGPDLKWPIWSLLVLGTTLVFVQLFLKKQRKLEKMGYPSVLNFTLFNNRVFNLGLLAALAYYMVQDAYFIINSNYLQNQKNYTATMTGIAFVYQGIGYVLASVMVSKLVQRHGKIVVLYGLGIMILGFVAHLFIFNRMLLNNYQIHTLFFFYGIGCGSVLPALMTLALKDLNEKLISVGSAIYLTIQQLSICLGITFIVGVFLHQKENKFFIWQHISSAYGYSIALSVILLLFVLGFIAYLPSQKVK